A stretch of Aerococcaceae bacterium zg-252 DNA encodes these proteins:
- a CDS encoding biotin--[acetyl-CoA-carboxylase] ligase, whose translation MSSTTQNVLSYLLNAFPNAISGQYIADQLHVSRNTVWKAMKELKNQGYPIEQFHKRGYALTHLPNTLNQAQLTYSLQAIWPELNIQLYDQVTSTNDLAKIHLGQHPNQPALIVATEQTKGRGRHGRQFHSSIEHGLYISLVIKPNTKVIQDIPLYTLLSASAMGQSLSPFLNQPIQIKWVNDLFFNYRKVGGILCESIMDMESGQVNGIIIGIGLNLAGDFSQADAATQQVAGTLFGNSLPENFNYIQLLERFLQLFLQYHQQVDTRDYLTFYQQHLLGINQRIHYQQQQSSHYGTIKGINEYGHLIVETDNGDIQTLLGQEIHFDSKQFTNRT comes from the coding sequence ATGTCATCTACCACACAAAACGTATTATCGTATCTACTCAATGCCTTTCCTAATGCGATTTCTGGACAATATATCGCTGACCAATTACATGTTTCACGCAATACAGTTTGGAAAGCAATGAAAGAGTTAAAAAATCAAGGGTATCCTATCGAACAATTTCATAAACGTGGTTATGCTTTAACGCATTTACCAAACACATTAAACCAAGCTCAACTGACCTATTCACTACAAGCGATTTGGCCGGAATTAAACATTCAACTGTATGACCAAGTCACTTCTACCAATGATTTAGCAAAAATACATTTAGGTCAGCACCCCAATCAACCAGCACTGATTGTCGCAACCGAACAAACAAAAGGGCGTGGTCGTCATGGACGTCAATTCCATTCATCAATTGAACATGGTTTGTATATATCTCTCGTCATTAAGCCCAATACGAAAGTGATACAAGACATTCCACTGTACACTCTATTGAGTGCTAGTGCTATGGGACAATCCCTATCGCCATTTCTCAATCAGCCGATACAAATTAAGTGGGTCAATGACTTATTTTTTAATTATCGTAAAGTCGGTGGCATTTTATGTGAGTCGATTATGGATATGGAATCTGGACAAGTAAATGGAATTATTATCGGAATTGGATTAAATTTAGCCGGTGATTTTAGTCAAGCAGATGCAGCCACACAACAAGTAGCCGGTACACTATTTGGCAACTCATTGCCAGAAAATTTTAATTATATTCAATTACTCGAACGCTTTTTACAATTATTTTTACAGTATCATCAACAAGTCGATACTCGTGATTATTTAACCTTTTATCAACAACATTTACTTGGTATCAATCAACGCATTCATTATCAGCAACAACAAAGCAGTCACTATGGCACGATTAAAGGCATCAATGAATACGGTCATCTCATTGTCGAAACTGATAATGGTGATATTCAAACTTTACTAGGTCAAGAAATACATTTTGATAGTAAACAATTTACAAACAGAACATAG
- a CDS encoding proline--tRNA ligase has protein sequence MVTRREDFSKWYLQTIQQANLMDYSPVRGCMIFKPDGYEIWEHIQKAMDARFKEEGVRNAYFPMLIPESFFQKEKDHVEGFSPELPWVTEAAGEQLEERLALRPTSETIIGDAFSNWIQSYRDLPMEINQWANVFRWEKRTMPFLRTSEFLWQEGHTAHATAEEAVKRTMRMLTIYREVVEGTLAIPVFMGEKTLSERFAGAEQTFSIEAMMQDGKAVQAGTSHYMGTRFAEAFNIKFLNTDNEHVHAFTTSWGTSTRLIGSMIMTHSDDQGLVLPPAVAPTQVVFIPVGPWQKQPAIMEKITELNVELTKVGIRTQIDDTDNRPGFKFNEWELRGVPVRIEVGPRDLENNQVMLKARDTDEKVAVSLDDFTATIQAELQTMQGRLLEKARQMNQANIYTNINTLEELKAHIEAKREAGEVPGWILAGWDGTEESEAKIKEETGFTTRNMPFAGQVEEKTTCIVTGKPAKHTVWLARAY, from the coding sequence ATGGTAACACGTCGTGAAGATTTTTCAAAATGGTATTTACAAACAATTCAACAAGCAAACTTAATGGATTATTCACCAGTACGTGGGTGTATGATTTTTAAACCTGACGGATATGAAATATGGGAACATATTCAAAAAGCAATGGATGCACGTTTCAAAGAAGAAGGTGTGCGTAATGCGTATTTCCCAATGTTAATTCCAGAATCATTTTTCCAAAAAGAAAAAGACCATGTGGAAGGGTTTAGTCCTGAATTACCATGGGTAACGGAAGCAGCAGGGGAACAATTAGAAGAACGTTTAGCATTGCGTCCTACATCTGAAACGATTATCGGTGATGCGTTCAGTAATTGGATTCAGTCATATCGTGACTTACCAATGGAAATTAATCAATGGGCAAATGTTTTCCGTTGGGAAAAACGTACAATGCCATTTTTACGCACATCAGAATTTTTATGGCAAGAAGGACATACAGCTCATGCCACAGCTGAAGAAGCAGTGAAACGTACAATGCGTATGTTAACAATTTATCGTGAAGTTGTGGAAGGAACTTTAGCAATTCCAGTATTTATGGGTGAAAAAACACTGTCAGAACGCTTTGCAGGGGCTGAACAAACATTTTCAATTGAAGCGATGATGCAAGACGGTAAAGCAGTTCAAGCTGGAACATCTCATTATATGGGTACACGCTTTGCTGAGGCTTTTAATATTAAGTTCTTAAATACAGACAATGAGCATGTACATGCCTTTACAACATCTTGGGGAACTTCTACTCGTTTAATTGGGTCGATGATTATGACACATAGTGATGATCAAGGTTTAGTCTTGCCACCAGCGGTTGCACCGACACAAGTTGTCTTTATTCCAGTTGGACCTTGGCAAAAACAACCAGCAATCATGGAGAAAATTACTGAACTAAATGTTGAATTGACTAAAGTTGGTATTCGTACTCAAATTGACGATACAGATAACCGTCCAGGTTTCAAATTTAATGAGTGGGAGTTGCGTGGAGTACCAGTACGAATCGAAGTTGGGCCACGTGATTTAGAAAATAATCAAGTGATGTTAAAAGCACGTGATACTGATGAAAAAGTAGCTGTATCACTTGATGATTTCACAGCAACGATTCAAGCAGAGTTACAAACGATGCAAGGACGCTTATTAGAAAAAGCACGTCAAATGAATCAAGCAAATATTTATACAAATATAAATACATTAGAAGAATTGAAAGCCCATATTGAAGCAAAACGTGAGGCTGGTGAAGTTCCAGGTTGGATTTTAGCAGGTTGGGACGGAACAGAAGAAAGTGAAGCGAAAATTAAAGAAGAAACAGGCTTTACAACTCGTAATATGCCATTTGCTGGGCAAGTTGAAGAAAAGACAACGTGTATTGTAACTGGAAAACCAGCGAAACATACAGTTTGGTTAGCACGTGCGTACTAA
- a CDS encoding methyltransferase domain-containing protein has translation MKQSKKELTQQWLENHHAEKWLRCIHCGAPLQLEQYALVCQNGHRFDGAKQGYYYLTTKQLIATKYDQALFDARRYVIMQTPFYRALHTFLVDYVNQHQPTLVLDAGSGEGSHLSYIEDKAEYVLTAIGIDLSKDGIQLATAYNGKQLSLVGDLAHMPIGDSQVDLMLSILSPANYQEFNRLLSPRGMVLKVVPNSDYLIEIRQALQPYHESPMEMYDNTQVIEVFQKAYPKCQSVRVRDHVPLDKKAKQMLVAMTPLAWQLSDEERQLVVEALPDKTTLDVSVLMSE, from the coding sequence ATGAAACAATCGAAGAAAGAATTAACACAACAATGGTTGGAGAATCATCATGCAGAAAAATGGTTGCGTTGCATTCATTGTGGAGCACCACTTCAACTAGAGCAGTATGCACTGGTTTGTCAAAATGGACATCGCTTTGACGGAGCAAAGCAAGGGTACTATTATTTAACGACCAAACAATTAATCGCTACAAAATATGACCAAGCACTCTTTGATGCAAGACGCTATGTGATTATGCAAACACCATTTTATCGTGCGTTGCATACTTTTCTAGTTGATTACGTTAACCAACATCAACCGACACTAGTGTTAGATGCTGGAAGTGGTGAGGGTAGTCATTTGTCCTATATAGAAGATAAGGCGGAATATGTATTGACAGCTATCGGTATTGATTTATCAAAAGACGGCATACAGTTAGCGACTGCTTATAATGGGAAACAATTATCTTTAGTTGGCGATTTGGCACATATGCCGATAGGTGATAGCCAAGTTGATTTGATGTTATCTATTTTGTCGCCAGCTAATTATCAAGAATTTAATCGTCTATTATCTCCTAGGGGCATGGTATTAAAAGTTGTTCCTAATTCGGATTATTTAATTGAAATTCGTCAGGCTTTACAACCGTATCATGAAAGTCCTATGGAAATGTATGACAATACACAAGTGATTGAAGTATTTCAAAAAGCCTATCCAAAATGTCAAAGTGTGCGTGTGCGTGACCATGTTCCGCTGGATAAGAAAGCAAAGCAAATGTTAGTGGCGATGACACCACTTGCGTGGCAATTATCTGATGAAGAAAGACAATTAGTTGTAGAAGCATTACCGGATAAAACTACGCTTGATGTGAGTGTATTGATGAGTGAGTAG
- a CDS encoding phosphoglucosamine mutase, with protein sequence MGKYFETDGVRGVANTELTPELAFKLGRCGGHVLRQHAPEIEHPRVLVGRDTRISGQMLESALIAGLLSVGIEVMQLGVISTPAVAYLTRTQGAVAGVMISASHNPAQDNGIKFFGADGFKLSDDQELEIEALLDAPEDKLPRPSSHGLGTVEEFNEGAIKYIQYLQTTISGDLSGISVCLDAAHGATSPLINQLFADLETDFYTMGDRPDGVNINDHVGSTHPEALQEFVKEKGAMVGLAFDGDGDRLIAVDENGEIVDGDKIMFICGKHLKSKGRLAEDTIVSTVMSNIGFHKAVEENGMVALKTAVGDRYVVEEMRRGNYTLGGEQSGHIVFLNLNTTGDGLLSAIQLLAVMKETGKSLSELAAEVEIFPQLLVNIRVRDKHTVMDEPEVKAVIEEVEAEMNGDGRILVRPSGTEPLLRVMAEASTDEKVHRYVHTIADVIRRVRGLE encoded by the coding sequence ATGGGTAAATATTTTGAAACAGACGGTGTACGTGGGGTAGCTAATACCGAATTGACACCAGAATTAGCATTTAAATTAGGTCGTTGTGGAGGACATGTGTTACGTCAACACGCACCAGAAATTGAGCATCCACGTGTGTTGGTAGGTCGTGACACTCGTATTTCAGGACAAATGCTTGAGAGTGCTTTGATTGCAGGATTATTATCTGTGGGTATCGAAGTAATGCAATTAGGTGTGATTTCAACACCAGCTGTTGCTTATTTAACACGCACGCAAGGTGCAGTTGCCGGAGTAATGATTAGTGCATCTCATAACCCAGCTCAAGACAATGGAATTAAATTTTTTGGAGCTGACGGATTCAAATTATCTGATGACCAAGAATTAGAAATCGAAGCCTTATTAGATGCACCAGAAGATAAGTTGCCACGTCCAAGTAGTCATGGATTAGGTACAGTTGAAGAATTTAATGAGGGTGCGATTAAATACATTCAGTATCTTCAAACAACTATTTCAGGTGACTTATCAGGAATCTCTGTCTGCTTAGATGCTGCACATGGTGCAACAAGTCCATTAATCAATCAATTGTTTGCAGACTTAGAAACTGATTTTTACACAATGGGCGACCGTCCAGACGGTGTGAATATCAATGACCATGTTGGGTCAACGCACCCAGAAGCACTACAAGAATTTGTAAAAGAAAAAGGTGCTATGGTAGGTCTAGCATTTGACGGTGACGGTGACCGTTTAATCGCAGTAGATGAAAATGGTGAAATCGTTGACGGCGATAAAATTATGTTCATTTGTGGGAAACATTTAAAATCGAAAGGTCGTTTAGCAGAAGATACGATTGTATCAACTGTTATGAGTAATATTGGTTTCCACAAAGCTGTTGAAGAAAATGGAATGGTCGCATTGAAAACGGCAGTTGGTGACCGTTATGTCGTAGAAGAAATGCGTCGTGGCAATTACACATTAGGTGGCGAACAATCTGGACACATTGTCTTCTTAAATTTGAACACGACTGGTGACGGCTTGCTTTCAGCGATTCAATTATTGGCTGTTATGAAAGAAACAGGTAAATCATTATCTGAATTAGCTGCTGAAGTGGAAATTTTCCCACAATTATTGGTGAACATTCGTGTGCGTGATAAGCATACTGTTATGGACGAGCCAGAAGTAAAAGCTGTTATTGAAGAAGTAGAGGCAGAAATGAATGGTGACGGACGCATTTTAGTACGTCCAAGTGGAACAGAACCATTATTGCGTGTTATGGCAGAAGCGTCAACAGACGAAAAAGTACATCGTTATGTACATACAATTGCTGATGTTATCCGTCGTGTGCGTGGATTAGAATAG
- a CDS encoding HlyC/CorC family transporter: MDPSGNSLFNQILIIIVLTAVNAFFAASEMAFVSVNRKRIATLAEEGNKKAVKVLRLLDNSEDFLATIQVAITLAGFLSSAQAATSFASYFKNWLPAFPGVETVAIFIVTMILSYITLVFGELYPKQVALQMPEKITLATAGTIQTIQVVFKPFVSLLSASTGLLRKITPIDFSARDEKFTREEMKAILAESSLEGTIDAAELTMLEGVLSLDSKLAREVMVPRTDTEMVDIEDDYQDILEELLNSPFSRIPLYEAEKDNVIGVIHMKNVIKAAREHGFDNIDFREIASEPLFVPSTIYIDDLLVEFKREQTHLAILRDEYGGVEGIVTLEDLLEEIVGDIEDETDVASSGDIRKIDEENYYINGGLSVEKFNNYFDESLSDEEVDTIAGAIIYEIGYVPDDNERVTVRANDYVMTTSHVENGRIRGVHVQVDKEHTIETEFNLYDDDTKAYVPIKEVLEELAD, translated from the coding sequence ATGGACCCCTCGGGGAATTCGTTATTTAATCAAATTTTGATTATTATTGTGTTAACTGCTGTAAATGCTTTTTTTGCTGCGAGTGAAATGGCCTTTGTATCGGTGAATCGTAAACGTATTGCGACTTTAGCTGAAGAAGGTAATAAAAAAGCAGTCAAAGTATTACGTCTATTGGATAATTCGGAGGACTTTTTAGCGACCATTCAAGTTGCGATTACCTTGGCAGGATTCTTATCATCAGCTCAAGCAGCGACAAGTTTTGCGAGCTACTTTAAAAATTGGTTGCCTGCATTTCCAGGTGTAGAAACGGTAGCGATTTTTATTGTGACGATGATTCTGTCTTATATTACACTCGTATTTGGCGAGTTATATCCAAAACAAGTGGCACTTCAAATGCCTGAGAAGATTACTCTAGCAACAGCAGGGACTATACAGACGATACAAGTGGTATTTAAACCGTTCGTATCCTTATTATCTGCCTCAACTGGCTTATTGCGTAAAATTACCCCAATTGATTTTTCAGCACGTGATGAGAAATTTACACGTGAAGAGATGAAAGCTATCTTGGCTGAAAGTAGTTTAGAGGGAACAATTGATGCAGCTGAGTTAACGATGCTGGAAGGTGTCTTATCACTTGATTCTAAATTAGCACGTGAAGTAATGGTGCCGAGAACGGATACGGAAATGGTTGATATTGAAGATGATTATCAAGACATTTTAGAAGAATTATTAAATAGTCCGTTTTCACGTATTCCATTATATGAAGCGGAAAAAGATAATGTTATTGGTGTTATCCACATGAAAAATGTAATTAAAGCTGCACGTGAGCATGGGTTTGATAATATTGATTTTAGAGAAATTGCATCAGAACCTTTGTTTGTGCCGTCAACGATTTATATTGATGATTTATTAGTTGAATTTAAACGTGAACAAACTCATTTAGCGATTTTACGTGATGAATACGGTGGGGTTGAAGGGATTGTTACTTTAGAAGACTTATTAGAAGAAATCGTCGGTGATATCGAAGACGAAACAGACGTGGCTAGTTCAGGTGATATTCGTAAAATTGATGAGGAAAATTACTATATCAATGGTGGTTTGTCAGTTGAGAAATTCAACAATTATTTTGATGAATCATTAAGTGATGAAGAAGTTGATACTATCGCGGGTGCGATTATTTATGAAATTGGATACGTGCCTGATGATAATGAACGTGTAACGGTGCGTGCTAATGACTATGTGATGACAACCAGTCATGTTGAAAATGGTCGTATTCGTGGTGTCCATGTTCAAGTCGATAAGGAACACACCATTGAAACAGAATTTAACTTGTATGATGATGACACTAAGGCATACGTGCCAATTAAAGAAGTGTTAGAAGAATTAGCTGATTAA
- a CDS encoding biotin transporter BioY, whose translation MKTKEITLTALLLALLIVGSQLSIPMWPVPITLQTLVVLLIGMLATPKQAAIITISYVLLGIVGLPVFAGFKSGPLLPTLGFSISFIPATLLMSIGLKSISRQNHKALFLYSLLASIVIYAIGVPYLAYVLNHVMNLGKSASDILAIGLTPFLLGDFLKIIIAILITQRVYPYLQRKI comes from the coding sequence ATGAAAACAAAAGAAATCACATTAACTGCCCTATTACTAGCCCTACTCATTGTTGGTTCTCAACTCTCTATCCCAATGTGGCCAGTTCCAATTACACTGCAAACCTTAGTGGTACTACTCATTGGAATGCTAGCTACTCCAAAACAAGCAGCGATTATTACGATTAGTTATGTATTACTAGGTATTGTTGGCTTACCAGTCTTTGCTGGCTTTAAATCCGGCCCATTGTTACCAACACTAGGCTTTTCAATCAGTTTTATTCCAGCAACTTTACTGATGAGTATCGGACTTAAATCAATCTCACGTCAAAATCACAAAGCCTTATTTTTATACAGTCTATTAGCGAGCATCGTCATCTATGCGATTGGAGTGCCATACTTAGCTTATGTACTCAATCATGTAATGAATTTAGGAAAATCTGCTAGTGACATTCTAGCAATTGGGCTTACTCCCTTTTTATTAGGCGACTTCCTTAAAATTATTATTGCTATTTTGATTACGCAACGTGTCTATCCTTATTTACAACGAAAAATATAA
- a CDS encoding TIGR00159 family protein produces the protein MGDQTLAKVLDILIVWFIIYQILLWARGTRVMNLLKGVALIFIARALSSMLGLQTIDWLLNQVISWGVVAAIVLFQPEIRKALENLGRNLFRNRKNNQNPSDKLISDIEKSVQYMSRRKIGALISIESEDSLEEFVKTGIPMDSYVSNQLLINIFIPNTPLHDGAVIISDYRIASASSYLPLSESTLIPKELGTRHRAAIGLSEVTDALTVIVSEETGAISLVKRGHLHRDLSAAELDELLHQYLTSETQEQEKSIKQLVKDFFSSTMQKGES, from the coding sequence ATGGGAGATCAAACATTAGCAAAAGTTTTAGATATACTCATTGTATGGTTTATTATTTATCAAATATTATTATGGGCACGTGGCACACGTGTCATGAACCTATTAAAAGGAGTGGCATTGATTTTCATTGCACGAGCATTGAGTTCGATGCTTGGTTTACAGACAATAGACTGGTTGTTAAATCAGGTAATTTCATGGGGTGTCGTAGCAGCGATTGTCTTATTCCAACCGGAAATTCGTAAAGCCTTAGAAAATTTAGGACGGAATTTGTTTCGTAATCGTAAAAACAATCAAAATCCGAGCGATAAGTTAATATCTGATATTGAAAAATCAGTTCAATATATGTCAAGACGTAAAATTGGAGCATTAATTTCTATTGAATCCGAAGATAGTTTGGAAGAGTTCGTTAAAACAGGTATTCCAATGGATTCATATGTTAGTAATCAATTATTGATTAATATATTCATTCCGAATACGCCTTTGCATGACGGAGCGGTGATTATTTCGGATTATCGCATTGCGTCGGCATCTAGTTATTTGCCATTATCAGAAAGCACCTTAATTCCTAAAGAATTAGGGACACGTCATCGAGCTGCGATTGGATTAAGTGAAGTCACCGATGCTTTGACGGTCATTGTATCGGAAGAAACAGGTGCGATTTCACTCGTTAAACGTGGACATTTACATCGTGATTTATCAGCTGCTGAGTTAGACGAGTTATTGCATCAGTATTTAACTTCTGAAACGCAGGAGCAAGAAAAATCAATTAAGCAATTAGTAAAAGATTTCTTTTCTAGCACAATGCAAAAGGGGGAATCGTGA
- a CDS encoding aminopeptidase P family protein, whose product MHYTRISSLIEELNRQKLSDLIISNPTTIFYLTGYENLHPGERFYVLHVTAQGDFYLYLNRLFPEPVSLPENTKVIYHYDGEPALIPLAESIAANAHIGIDKDWPSRFLLELIALKPQATFTNGSPVSDGLRGVKSAEEIETMLEASHRNDQVMTAIIEKVPMGLSEATMVGELATLYRQHECDGFSFDPIIAYGANGADPHHITNEDTPKLGDSVIIDIGSFYGGYASDMTRTVFYGEPSDEAKKVYQTVLAANLAAIAQVKPGVTFASIDKAARDVIEAAGYGPYFTHRTGHSIGIEVHEPSDVGPFNQDTVKVGNVFSIEPGIYLPGKLGVRIEDLVVVTEDGCRVLNEAPKDLHIISPK is encoded by the coding sequence ATTCATTATACACGTATTTCCTCACTCATTGAAGAGTTAAATCGACAAAAATTGTCAGATTTAATTATCAGTAATCCGACAACCATTTTTTATTTAACTGGATATGAAAATTTACACCCAGGAGAACGTTTCTATGTTTTGCACGTAACAGCTCAAGGCGACTTTTATTTATACTTGAATCGCTTATTCCCAGAACCTGTTTCTCTGCCGGAAAATACAAAAGTTATTTATCATTATGACGGAGAACCAGCATTGATACCTTTAGCAGAATCAATCGCAGCTAACGCACATATTGGTATCGATAAAGATTGGCCAAGTCGTTTCCTATTAGAACTCATCGCACTGAAACCACAAGCTACCTTTACAAATGGTAGTCCCGTCAGTGACGGATTGCGTGGTGTTAAATCAGCTGAAGAAATTGAAACGATGCTTGAAGCATCACATCGTAATGACCAAGTAATGACAGCCATTATCGAAAAAGTGCCAATGGGATTATCAGAAGCTACAATGGTCGGCGAACTCGCAACATTATATCGGCAACATGAGTGTGACGGTTTTTCATTTGACCCAATTATTGCCTATGGAGCAAATGGGGCTGACCCACATCACATCACCAATGAAGATACTCCTAAACTCGGTGACAGTGTGATTATTGATATTGGAAGTTTTTATGGTGGTTATGCTAGCGACATGACTCGTACGGTATTTTACGGAGAACCGTCTGACGAAGCTAAAAAAGTATATCAAACTGTATTAGCAGCTAACCTAGCAGCAATTGCCCAAGTCAAACCTGGTGTCACTTTTGCGTCTATTGATAAAGCAGCACGTGATGTCATTGAAGCAGCTGGATACGGCCCATACTTTACACATCGCACTGGTCATAGTATCGGTATCGAAGTCCATGAGCCAAGTGATGTTGGCCCATTTAACCAAGATACAGTCAAAGTCGGTAATGTCTTTTCAATTGAACCGGGCATTTATTTACCAGGGAAACTAGGTGTGCGTATTGAAGACTTAGTCGTAGTGACGGAAGACGGTTGTCGTGTTCTCAATGAAGCACCAAAAGATTTACATATTATTTCTCCTAAATAA
- a CDS encoding TVP38/TMEM64 family protein produces MSLQKKRLIIRITTILGIILALVGSYFIAKSSYFKPAGGFYTLLIKLGPWAPIIFICLQISQIIYPIIPFGLTNVIGNLVFGTGWGFVFNCIGMLIGSSINFYLGRRYGEHVIKAFISDEQFDKYVQKMNDSRAFEKLLAIGFILPVFPDDLFCMFSGMSNLTFKKFFRLVVLYRPVSLFVFTYAWAAIIQYIASFIS; encoded by the coding sequence ATGTCATTACAAAAAAAGCGATTAATTATTCGTATCACGACAATTTTAGGTATTATCTTAGCTCTGGTAGGTTCGTATTTTATTGCTAAATCGAGTTATTTTAAGCCAGCTGGTGGGTTTTATACCTTATTAATTAAACTAGGACCATGGGCACCTATAATCTTTATTTGTTTACAAATTTCTCAAATTATCTATCCTATTATTCCATTTGGTTTGACGAATGTGATTGGAAATTTAGTGTTCGGTACTGGTTGGGGATTTGTATTTAACTGTATTGGAATGCTAATCGGTTCAAGTATTAATTTTTATTTAGGTCGACGATATGGGGAGCATGTCATCAAGGCATTTATTTCAGATGAACAATTTGATAAATATGTGCAAAAAATGAATGATAGTCGTGCATTTGAAAAATTATTGGCAATCGGCTTCATCTTGCCAGTTTTCCCAGATGATTTATTCTGTATGTTTTCAGGTATGTCTAATCTAACCTTTAAAAAGTTTTTCAGGTTGGTGGTGCTATATCGTCCGGTATCGCTCTTCGTCTTTACTTATGCGTGGGCAGCGATTATTCAATATATCGCAAGTTTTATTTCGTAA
- the yidD gene encoding membrane protein insertion efficiency factor YidD: MKKVIQGSVHLYQKYISPALPPSCRYYPSCSNYMLEAVEKHGALKGGVMGVARICRCHPFVTGGRDEVPDYFTLRRNPNQRDK, from the coding sequence TTGAAAAAAGTCATTCAAGGTTCTGTGCATTTGTATCAGAAATATATTTCACCGGCATTACCACCGTCATGTCGGTATTATCCGTCTTGCTCAAATTATATGTTAGAGGCAGTAGAAAAACATGGGGCATTAAAAGGTGGTGTCATGGGAGTGGCGAGAATTTGTCGCTGCCACCCATTTGTAACTGGAGGTCGTGATGAAGTGCCGGATTATTTTACTTTGAGGCGAAATCCGAATCAAAGAGATAAATAG
- the lepB gene encoding signal peptidase I yields the protein MNAKAIIREIISTIITFIVVFAIVWGVQKTIVQPFKVDGHSMDYTLQHGERLFMWKLADIERFDVVILKAPSDPEHKLYVKRVIGLPGDNVEVKNNQLVLNGKAMDEPYLAAKQAEYPGNFTSDFNLESITGQATIPEGYVFVMGDNRQNSLDGRSFGLIPMDYVIGEADVVMWPINKVGLLTKYKLNDAQDAIVQR from the coding sequence ATGAACGCAAAAGCAATCATTCGTGAAATCATTAGTACCATTATTACCTTTATCGTAGTATTTGCTATCGTATGGGGAGTTCAAAAAACGATTGTACAGCCATTTAAAGTTGACGGTCATTCCATGGACTATACTCTACAACATGGTGAACGGTTATTTATGTGGAAATTAGCTGATATTGAACGTTTTGATGTGGTAATTTTAAAAGCACCGTCAGACCCAGAACATAAATTATACGTTAAGCGTGTTATCGGATTACCTGGAGATAACGTTGAAGTTAAGAATAATCAATTAGTGCTAAATGGCAAAGCAATGGACGAGCCTTATTTAGCTGCAAAGCAAGCAGAATATCCAGGGAACTTTACGAGTGATTTTAATTTGGAATCTATTACAGGTCAAGCAACTATCCCAGAGGGATATGTCTTTGTAATGGGAGATAATCGACAAAATTCATTGGACGGACGCAGTTTTGGATTGATTCCAATGGATTATGTTATCGGAGAAGCTGACGTAGTGATGTGGCCAATCAATAAAGTGGGCTTGTTAACTAAGTATAAGCTAAATGATGCTCAAGATGCGATAGTACAAAGATAA